The DNA segment TAATGATCATTTTTATGTTGGAGAATCTGCTAGAACTAATATTCAAGGAATAAATCAGTTTATAAATATTTTAGAAAAATACAATTTAACAGGATCAAAAATAGAACTTGAAGAAGTACTACATTTAAAAACAGGAGTTAATTATATAGAAAATAATACTATGTTGGTTTCAGGAGAATTTATTAATAAAGAAGAATTTAAAGACTATAAAAAAATTATAATTCCAAAGGAAGAAGGTTACGCTGCTAATTGTATATATGTAAATGGGGTAGTTATAGTTCCAAAAGGATATGAAAAAGTAGAAAAGCTAATAAAATCAGCAGGTTATAAAGTGCTTGTTGTTGATACTTCTCAATTTAAAAAAATAGACGGAGGACTAAGTTGTTTATCATTAAGATTTTAAAAAGCAAATGTTAACCCTGAAAATAAATTTTGTTTACAATTTTCAAGATAAATTATATAATTTTATCTGTAAAATAACTTTGAATTATATTACAAAATTATAAAGTTAAAAGGGAGAATTGAAAATGAATTTAGAAAAGTACATTGATGGAGAAGTAACAAAAGAAATAGCAATGGAATTAGTTAATTTAAAGGGAAGTGATCTTTTAGAATTATTTAAAGTTGCTAATATGACTAGGGAGAAGTATTGCGGAAATAAAATTGAAACTTGTACTATTACCAATGCAAAATCTGGGAAATGTTCTGAGGATTGCAAGTTCTGTGC comes from the Fusobacterium sp. IOR10 genome and includes:
- a CDS encoding dimethylarginine dimethylaminohydrolase family protein, which encodes MFKNVIVRKPGKSISEGITSNGELGKPNYKLALEQHKAYVEALKKCGVQVTVLEALDKFPDSCFVEDVAVLTKKCAIITNPGADTRNEEIKYIVETIKKFYSEDKIEYITFPGTLEGGDVMMVNDHFYVGESARTNIQGINQFINILEKYNLTGSKIELEEVLHLKTGVNYIENNTMLVSGEFINKEEFKDYKKIIIPKEEGYAANCIYVNGVVIVPKGYEKVEKLIKSAGYKVLVVDTSQFKKIDGGLSCLSLRF